The Brachyhypopomus gauderio isolate BG-103 chromosome 12, BGAUD_0.2, whole genome shotgun sequence genome window below encodes:
- the tnfaip8l1 gene encoding tumor necrosis factor alpha-induced protein 8-like protein 1 isoform X2: MDSFSTKSLALQAQKKLMSKMASKSVVNLFIDDTSSELLDELYRVTKEYTRNRKEAQKIIKNLIKIVVKLGVLYRNGQFSNEELALVERFRKKLHTLAMTAVSFHQIDFTFDRRVMSGLLNDCRDLLHQAVNRHLTAKTHGRINHVFNHFSDCDFLAALYGPSEVYRAHLQRICDGVNKMLDEGSL, from the coding sequence ATGGACTCTTTCAGCACAAAGAGCCTAGCCCTGCAGGCGCAGAAGAAGCTCATGAGCAAAATGGCGTCCAAGTCGGTGGTGAACCTCTTCATCGACGACACGAGCAGCGAACTTTTGGATGAGCTGTACCGCGTGACCAAGGAGTACACGCGAAACCGCAAGGAGGCGCAGAAGATCATCAAGAACCTCATCAAGATCGTGGTGAAGCTGGGAGTCCTTTACCGCAACGGGCAGTTCAGCAACGAGGAGCTGGCGTTGGTGGAGCGCTTCCGTAAGAAGCTCCACACGCTGGCCATGACGGCGGTCAGCTTCCACCAGATCGACTTCACCTTCGACCGGCGCGTCATGAGCGGCCTGCTCAACGACTGCCGCGACCTCCTGCACCAGGCCGTCAACCGCCACCTCACCGCGAAGACGCACGGCCGCATCAACCACGTCTTCAACCACTTCTCCGACTGTGACTTCCTGGCTGCGCTGTACGGGCCCTCGGAGGTCTACCGCGCCCACCTGCAGAGAATCTGTGACGGGGTGAACAAGATGTTGGATGAAGGCAGTCTTTGA